CCTGTTCTTTGGCGCGTGCTCGACGAGCACGGGCGGCGGCGCAAAAAAAAGCCTACATGCCACTGAGCGGGAAACTGAACGCGTGGGCCTGTTGCGCCAGCAGCATGTCGAAGCCATCGCGGCGCGTGTGGACGTAGGGCGGTTTCACTTTCTCAATGAGATCGGTCTGCGCTTGGACTATACCGGCGTTACGGCCGAGCTCGGGGCGGCCGGCGCGTGGGTGGGGCCGTGCCCTTGCGCCGCCCTACCTGCTCGCTGACGCTGATTGACGCCTTGTCCGTGAACGGGCTACATGGGGTACAGGTGCTGGAAGGAGCCTTGAATCAGCACAGTTTCGCTCTATACATCGCGCGCATCCTGGCCCCGCAATTACGGCGCGGGGACGTGCTAGTCCTCGATAACCTACGGGTGCACCACCTGACCGGGCTGCTGGCGCAGACAAGTCGCCAACTCCGCGCGAGCCGCCGCGTCGAGAGGTGAAGCCGCTGCGGTGGGGCAGTGCGGCCATAGACCCGTTCGCCCGCTGGCAGTAGCCCAGCCTTTCGACAAACGAAACCGACACAAAACCGGGCGACAACGACCGTTTGCGCGAAGCCAGGCTCAGCACATACCGCTGCTACCCGCTCGCGCAAATCATTGGAACAGGCCTTCATGCATAAAATATACTGCCCAAACCATACACTAACCGCAGAAATGCTCTAGGGAGTGAGGACAATCAGCGCAGCTAGTCGAGGGCCGTAGCGATATGCCAAAGGGCCAAAAATGAAGCGACGGTTTTTCGTAGCGCGTGGCCAGGCGCCGGTACTGCTTCAAGCGGCCGCGCTCGATTTTGTTGCGGTCGCGGTAGGTTTTGGTATCTAATTCGGCCGGTTCAAGCTGGTTGAGACGATTAGCAATGACAGCTTAAATATGATGCTGGGCACAACAGGCGCGGGTTTTGTCGCTATCTTAGGCCATATCAGCCAGTACTTTACTTGGATTCAAGCCTGTGAGCAAGGGCAGGGCCTTCATGCTATCTCCGGCTTAGGCGCCGATGGCCAGCAGGCGCACGGTGTTTCAAAAGGCGTCGGGCCAAGCGTGAATTTTGGTGCTCCCCCCGCCGCGACTACGGCCCAGGTATTTGGTGATGGGGCGCTTTTCTTTGGCCTGCTGCATGTCGATGGGCGCGCAGTGCCGTCGAATCGAACATGCCCCAGTCCAGGTCCGGGGCTTTTAACACCTTAAATAACGCTTCCCACGCCCCTTTTTGGGCCAGGCACCAGAACCGACGGCACACTTAATTGGCTTTACCGAAGCGGGCCGGCAAATCGGCTCACGGTACGTCGGTACGCATGCAAACGACGGCATTGAAAAATAGGCGGTTATTTTTGGCAATGACGCCGCAATCTGTGACCTTTCCCGATAAGCGCGGCGCGACCACGGCCTATTGACAGTCATTTACTTCATGACCACGCATTCTCTTTAACTAGTGGGAGCTAATGATAATTATTCTCATGCTCTCGATTAAGAGTAGGGCGCAGAAATAAATTGCAAAGCAAGATTACAGCTCCTTGCGCAGCCTGGCCACCGGAATGTTGAGCTGCTCGCGATACTTGGCCACCGTGCGGCGGGCAATGTTGTAGCCGCGGGCATTTAGCATTTTTTCCAGCTTGTCGTCGCTCAGTGGGTGGTCCTTTTTCTCGTTGCCGATGAGGTCGCGCAAAATGCTTTTTACCTCGCGGCTGCTGGCGTCCTCGCCCGAGTCGGTGGCGATGCCTTCCGAGAAGAAGAACTTGAGCGGGTAGATACCGTGCTCGGTCTGGATGCTTTTAGAGTTGGCGACGCGGCTGATGGTGCTGATATCCATGCCGATGGCCTGGGCAATATCCTTGAGAATCATGGGCCGCAGCTTCGAGTCGTCGCCCGTCAGGAAGAACTCTCGCTGGCGCTCCACGATGGCCGACATCGTGCGCAGCAGCGTGTTTTGGCGCTGCCGGATGGCATCGATAAACCACTTGGCCGAGTCGAGCTTTTGCTTCACAAAGCTCACGGCCTCCTTCATTTTCTGGTCCTTTTTGGCCGCCTTGTCGTAGGTCTGGAGCATCTCGCGGTAATCGCGGCTCACGCGCAGCTCGGGGGCGTTGCGGGCATTCAGGGTCAGGTTCAGCTCGCCGTTGTCGTTGGTGAGGATGAAGTCGGGCATGAGGTACTGGGCGCCGCCGGCGCTGCCCTTGCCGCCGCTCACCGGCCCGCTGCCGCCCGGCTTGGGGTTCAGCTTCAGGATAACGGCCACGGCCTCCTTCAACTCGTCGTCTTCGAGGTCGAGCTTCTGCTGAATGCGCTGGTAGTGCTTCTTGGTAAACTCCTCAAACGTCTCGGTCAGAATGCGTTCGGCGTTCAGCGTAGCCTCGTCCTGGGGCCGGCGCTCCAGCTGCAACAGCAGGCACTCGGGCAAGTCGCGGGCGGCGATGCCCGGCGGGTCGAACTGCTGAATGACGCGCAGCACGGCCTCAATCTCAGCCTCGCTAGCCTCGATATTCTGGCTGAACGCCAGGTCGTTGGCAATGGCTGCCAGGTCGCGCCGGATGTAGCCGTCGCCATCAATCGAGCCGATAAGCTGCTCGCCAATAGCCTGTTCCAGCTCATCGAGCTGCGCAAAGTGCAGCTGGTCGAGCAGCGAGTCTTGCAGCGAGCCGCTGGTGTCGGCCAGGGGCATGTCGCGCTCTTCCTCGTCGCCGGGGCCGTCGCCCTGCATTTTATAGCCCGCTATCTCGTCGTCGTTGACGTAGTCGCTGATGTCGATGTCGTGGTTGTCGTTGTCGATGCCCAGCGCCTCGGGCTCGGCGGCTGGCTCGGGGCGCTCGTCGGCGTAGTCGTCGGGGCCGGCGCTGTCGTCGCTAGCCTCGCTGGGGCCGCTAAAGTCCTCATCGAGCGTAGTGTCGTCGCTGTCGAGCGAGTCGTTGGGGTCGTCGGCCTCGGGCGTGTCATCGGCATCGCTGTCGTCGCGCTCGTCAGCGTCTTCACTATCACCTTCTTCCAGCGCGGGGTTCACCTCCATTTCCTCCTTGATGCGCGTTTCCAGCTCGGCCGTTGGTATTTGCAGCAGCTTGATGAACTGAATCTGCTGGGGCGAGAGGCGTTGGGAAAGAAGTTGTTTTAAGTCAAGGCGTTGCATAAGAAGAAGCGAGAATGAAACGCGACAATTAACAGTGAATGAAGAAAGACAATACGTAGCCGGCGCGGGCTTGGACGTACCCTAGTACTGGCAAATTCCAATTGGGGTTAGTCGGCGCTAGCCCGGCAGGGGCTTTACCTTTGCCAGCTCAACTGCCTTTTGCTTACTGCCTATGCCTGCCGACCAACTCCGCCGCACCCGCATCCAAGACCTGCTCACGAGTACCGACCTCAACCGCGAAGTGCTGGTGAAGGGCTGGGTACGCACCCGCCGGGGCAACAAATATGTGCAGTTTATCGCGCTCAACGATGGCTCGGGCCTCGCCACGCTGCAAGTAGTGGCTGATGCTGAGAAGTTTCCCGAAGAAAGCCTGAAGGAAGTAACCACCGGCTCGTGCGTAGCCGTGCGCGGCCAGCTGGTGGCTAGCCAGGGCAAGGGCCAGTCGGTAGAGGTGCAGGCCACCTCCATCGAGGTGCTCGGCACCGCTGACCCCGAGGCCTACCCGCTGCAAAAGAAAGCCACTTCGCTGGAGCACCTGCGCGAGATTGCCCACCTGCGCCCCCGCACCAACACCTTCGGGGCGGTGCTGCGCATCCGGCACGCGCTGGCCTTCGCCATCCACGACTACTTCAACCGGCACGGCTTCTACTACGTGCACACGCCCATCATCACGGGCTCCGATGCCGAGGGCGCGGGCCAGATGTTTCGGGTGACCACGCTGCCCCCCGAGCACCCGCCGCGCACCGAAGATGGCTCCGTGGATTACAGCCAGGACTTCTTCGGCAAGCAAACCAACCTTACCGTATCGGGCCAGCTCGAAGGCGAGCTAGCGGCGATGGCGCTGGGGCAGGTGTACACCTTCGGCCCCACTTTCCGGGCCGAAAACTCGAACACCGCCCGCCACCTGGCCGAGTTCTGGATGATAGAGCCCGAAATGGCCTTCTATGACCTGGCCGATAACATGGACCTGGCCGAGGACTTCCTCCAGAGCCTGGTGAAGTATGCCCTGGAGCACTGCGCCGCCGACCTGCAATTCCTGAACGATACCTACGATAAGGAATTGCTGACCCGCCTCAAGTCGGTGACCGACAACGCTTTCCAGCGTCTCACCTACACCGAGGCCGTGGCGATTCTGAAATCGGCCAAGAAGAAATTTGAATTTCCCGTGGACTGGGGCACCGACTTGCAGAGCGAGCACGAGCGCTACCTCGTAGAGAAGCACTTCCAGAAGCCGGTTATCCTCACCAACTACCCCAAGGAAATCAAGGCTTTCTACATGAAGCTCGACGACGATGGCCGCACCGTGCGCGCCATGGACGTGCTGTTCCCCGGCATCGGCGAAATTATCGGTGGCTCGCAGCGTGAGGAAGACCTGGTGAAGCTGCAAACCCGCATGCAGGAAATGCACGTGCCCGAAGACGAGCTGTGGTGGTACCTCGACACGCGCCGCTTTGGCACGGCGCCGCACGCGGGCTTCGGGCTAGGG
The genomic region above belongs to Hymenobacter sp. BRD128 and contains:
- a CDS encoding transposase encodes the protein MPLRRPTCSLTLIDALSVNGLHGVQVLEGALNQHSFALYIARILAPQLRRGDVLVLDNLRVHHLTGLLAQTSRQLRASRRVER
- the rpoN gene encoding RNA polymerase factor sigma-54; protein product: MQRLDLKQLLSQRLSPQQIQFIKLLQIPTAELETRIKEEMEVNPALEEGDSEDADERDDSDADDTPEADDPNDSLDSDDTTLDEDFSGPSEASDDSAGPDDYADERPEPAAEPEALGIDNDNHDIDISDYVNDDEIAGYKMQGDGPGDEEERDMPLADTSGSLQDSLLDQLHFAQLDELEQAIGEQLIGSIDGDGYIRRDLAAIANDLAFSQNIEASEAEIEAVLRVIQQFDPPGIAARDLPECLLLQLERRPQDEATLNAERILTETFEEFTKKHYQRIQQKLDLEDDELKEAVAVILKLNPKPGGSGPVSGGKGSAGGAQYLMPDFILTNDNGELNLTLNARNAPELRVSRDYREMLQTYDKAAKKDQKMKEAVSFVKQKLDSAKWFIDAIRQRQNTLLRTMSAIVERQREFFLTGDDSKLRPMILKDIAQAIGMDISTISRVANSKSIQTEHGIYPLKFFFSEGIATDSGEDASSREVKSILRDLIGNEKKDHPLSDDKLEKMLNARGYNIARRTVAKYREQLNIPVARLRKEL
- the asnS gene encoding asparagine--tRNA ligase: MPADQLRRTRIQDLLTSTDLNREVLVKGWVRTRRGNKYVQFIALNDGSGLATLQVVADAEKFPEESLKEVTTGSCVAVRGQLVASQGKGQSVEVQATSIEVLGTADPEAYPLQKKATSLEHLREIAHLRPRTNTFGAVLRIRHALAFAIHDYFNRHGFYYVHTPIITGSDAEGAGQMFRVTTLPPEHPPRTEDGSVDYSQDFFGKQTNLTVSGQLEGELAAMALGQVYTFGPTFRAENSNTARHLAEFWMIEPEMAFYDLADNMDLAEDFLQSLVKYALEHCAADLQFLNDTYDKELLTRLKSVTDNAFQRLTYTEAVAILKSAKKKFEFPVDWGTDLQSEHERYLVEKHFQKPVILTNYPKEIKAFYMKLDDDGRTVRAMDVLFPGIGEIIGGSQREEDLVKLQTRMQEMHVPEDELWWYLDTRRFGTAPHAGFGLGFERLVLFVTGMTNIRDVIPFPRFPKNAEF